One genomic segment of Mus pahari chromosome 4, PAHARI_EIJ_v1.1, whole genome shotgun sequence includes these proteins:
- the Adora3 gene encoding adenosine receptor A3 isoform X1, translated as MKADKTTETNWLDITYITMEAAIGLCAVVGNMLVIWVVKLNPTLRTTTFYFIVSLALADIAVGMLVIPLAIAISLQVKMHFYACLFMSCVLLIFTHASIMSLLAIAVDRYLRVKLTVRYRTVTTQRRIWLFLGLCWLVSFLVGLTPMFGWNRKATLESSQNSTLQCHFRSVVSLDYMVFFSFVTWILVPLVVMCVIYLDIFYIIQNKLSQNLSGFRETRAFYGREFKTAKSLFLVLFLFALCWLPLSIINFVSYFDVKIPDVAMCLGILLSHANSMMNPIVYACKIKKFKETYFLILRAFRFCQTSDSLDSNIEQTTE; from the exons ATGAAAGCTGACAAAACCACGGAGACTAACTGGCTGGACATCACCTACATCACCATGGAGGCTGCCATTGGGCTCTGTGCTGTTGTGGGCAACATGCTGGTCATCTGGGTGGTCAAGCTGAACCCCACTCTGAGGACCACCACGTTCTATTTCATCGTCTCCCTAGCCCTGGCTGACATCGCTGTTGGGATGCTGGTCATACCTCTGGCTATTGCTATCAGCCTGCAAGTCAAGATGCACTTCTATGCCTGCCTTTTCATGTCCTGTGTGCTTCTGATCTTCACCCATGCCTCCATCATGTCCTTGCTGGCCATTGCTGTAGACCGATACCTGCGTGTCAAGCTGACGGTCAG ATATAGAACGGTTACCACTCAAAGAAGAATATGGCTGTTCTTGGGCCTTTGCTGGCTCGTCTCCTTTCTGGTGGGACTGACCCCCATGTTTGGCTGGAATAGAAAAGCGACCTTAGAGAGCTCTCAAAATAGCACTCTTCAGTGCCACTTTCGTTCCGTGGTCAGTTTGGATTACATGGTCTTCTTCAGCTTCGTCACCTGGATCCTTGTCCCCCTGGTTGTTATGTGTGTCATCTATCTGGACATCTTCTACATCATCCAAAACAAGCTCAGTCAAAACCTGTCTGGCTTCAGAGAGACGCGTGCATTTTACGGACGGGAGTTCAAGACAGCTAAGTCCCTGTTTCTGGTTCTCTTCTTGTTTGCGTTGTGCTGGCTGCCTTTGTCCATCATCAATTTTGTTTCCTACTTTGATGTCAAGATACCAGATGTCGCAATGTGCCTGGGGATCCTGTTGTCCCATGCGAACTCCATGATGAACCCTATTGTTTATGCCTGCAAAATAAAAAAGTTCAAAGAAACCTACTTTCTGATCCTCAGAGCTTTCAGGTTCTGTCAGACCTCAGATTCTTTGGACTCAAACATTGAACAGACTACTGAGTAA
- the Adora3 gene encoding adenosine receptor A3 isoform X2, with protein MFGWNRKATLESSQNSTLQCHFRSVVSLDYMVFFSFVTWILVPLVVMCVIYLDIFYIIQNKLSQNLSGFRETRAFYGREFKTAKSLFLVLFLFALCWLPLSIINFVSYFDVKIPDVAMCLGILLSHANSMMNPIVYACKIKKFKETYFLILRAFRFCQTSDSLDSNIEQTTE; from the coding sequence ATGTTTGGCTGGAATAGAAAAGCGACCTTAGAGAGCTCTCAAAATAGCACTCTTCAGTGCCACTTTCGTTCCGTGGTCAGTTTGGATTACATGGTCTTCTTCAGCTTCGTCACCTGGATCCTTGTCCCCCTGGTTGTTATGTGTGTCATCTATCTGGACATCTTCTACATCATCCAAAACAAGCTCAGTCAAAACCTGTCTGGCTTCAGAGAGACGCGTGCATTTTACGGACGGGAGTTCAAGACAGCTAAGTCCCTGTTTCTGGTTCTCTTCTTGTTTGCGTTGTGCTGGCTGCCTTTGTCCATCATCAATTTTGTTTCCTACTTTGATGTCAAGATACCAGATGTCGCAATGTGCCTGGGGATCCTGTTGTCCCATGCGAACTCCATGATGAACCCTATTGTTTATGCCTGCAAAATAAAAAAGTTCAAAGAAACCTACTTTCTGATCCTCAGAGCTTTCAGGTTCTGTCAGACCTCAGATTCTTTGGACTCAAACATTGAACAGACTACTGAGTAA